In one Culex quinquefasciatus strain JHB chromosome 2, VPISU_Cqui_1.0_pri_paternal, whole genome shotgun sequence genomic region, the following are encoded:
- the LOC6038068 gene encoding putative serine protease K12H4.7 → MRPLFVATLALLVAAAFAGVPRSATSSRNVPTSRKIMEHMITRGLVQNAPKPTATSPNPAIVIENFFTTRIDHFNAQNTDEWTLRYLAVTDWYQPGGPILIWLGGYMPIQPYMVDESSLIYDMAREMHGAVYAFETRYFGQSWITEDVSTENLRFLNADQVLADLAEFVAYLKRDVLRNEYAHVLVSGVGYGGSLATWFRVRYPHLSDAAWSSSGVHNALVDFQEFAEDWGQTLIDFGSQECYNEIFVAFNVMQNLIDAGREDILYERLDLCDEIDTEDRLEVSFFFLTMMSSVEFSTLSTGNLTAFADVCNDITGVDMPTALDAFADWFNNKLHADDDCAEADPEVFIDWLREDDWESEWVQKGARQLFYQECTELGLFMTTDSDLQPFGNRVGLDMWTDLCQEVFGEWITFESIYYATQRSNNRFGALNPRVNFIHFTNGAENPIRRVAILNDLNPEALSDVIPNEMFGSDTRYISVNDSEELQAVKRRLKALLSYYLFPHGPRETPVEN, encoded by the exons ATGCGACCACTGTTTGTCGCCACCCTGGCCCTGCTTGTGGCAGCGGCCTTCGCCGGCGTCCCGCGGTCCGCTACGTCCAGCCGCAACGTGCCCACCAGCCGTAAGATCATGGAGCACATGATCACCCGGGGATTGGTCCAGAACGCACCGAAGCCCACCGCCACCTCACCCAATCCGGCCATCGTGATCGAGAACTTCTTCACGACCCGCATTGATCACTTCAACGCGCAGAACACGGACGAGTGGACGCTGCGCTACCTGGCCGTCACCGATTGGTACCAGCCGGGGGGACCGATTCTGATCTGGCTCGGCGGCTACATGCCCATCCAGCCGTACATGGTCGACGAATCGTCGCTGATCTACGACATGGCCCGCGAGATGCACGGAGCGGTGTATGCTTTCGAGACTCGATACTTCGGACAGAGCTGGATCACCGA GGATGTGAGCACGGAGAACCTCCGCTTCCTGAACGCCGATCAGGTCCTGGCTGACCTGGCCGAGTTTGTCGCCTACCTGAAGCGTGACGTTCTGCGTAACGAGTACGCCCACGTGCTGGTGTCCGGAGTAGGCTACGGTGGATCTCTGGCCACGTGGTTCCGAGTGCGTTACCCACACCTGTCGGATGCGGCTTGGTCTTCCAGTGGAGTGCACAACGCCCTGGTTGACTTCCAGGAGTTCGCTGAGGATTGGGGCCAAACGCTGATCGACTTCGGAAGCCAGGAGTGCTACAACGAGATCTTCGTGGCGTTCAACGTGATGCAGAACCTCATCGATGCCGGACGGGAGGATATCCTGTACGAGAGACTGGACCTGTGCGACGAGATCGACACCGAAGATCGTCTGGAAGTGTCGTTCTTCTTCCTGACCATGATGAGCTCGGTTGAGTTCAGCACTCTGTCAACTGGAAA CTTGACGGCCTTCGCCGACGTGTGCAACGACATCACCGGAGTCGACATGCCAACCGCGCTGGACGCCTTCGCCGACTGGTTCAACAACAAGCTGCACGCCGACGATGACTGTGCCGAGGCGGATCCGGAAGTGTTCATCGACTGGCTGCGCGAGGACGACTGGGAGTCTGAGTGGGTCCAGAAGGGCGCCCGTCAGCTGTTCTACCAGGAGTGCACCGAGCTGGGACTGTTCATGACCACCGATTCGGACCTGCAGCCGTTCGGCAACCGCGTCGGGCTGGACATGTGGACGGATCTGTGCCAGGAGGTGTTTGGTGAATGGATCACGTTCGAGTCGATCTACTACGCGACCCAGCGGTCCAACAACCGCTTTGGAGCGCTGAACCCGCGTGTAAACTTCATCCACTTTACCAACGGAGCGGAGAATCCCATCCGAAGGGTCGCCATCTTGAACGACCTGAACCCGGAGGCGTTGTCCGATGTTATCCCGAACGAGATGTTCGGTTCCGACACGAGATACATCAGCGTGAACGATTCCGAGGAGCTGCAGGCCGTCAAGCGCCGGCTGAAGGCGCTGCTGAGCTACTACCTGTTCCCGCACGGACCCAGGGAAACTCCAGTTGAGAATTGA
- the LOC6038069 gene encoding LOW QUALITY PROTEIN: putative serine protease K12H4.7 (The sequence of the model RefSeq protein was modified relative to this genomic sequence to represent the inferred CDS: inserted 1 base in 1 codon): MRSLFVVALLVASAFAAVPRTNQSKANLQTSRRLLEQLVTRGMPQTPRKPTSDTPSKRIVVENFFTTRIDHFDPQNTAEWTLRYLAVTDYYQPGGPILIWLGGNAPIQPYMVDESSLIYDMAREMHGAVIAFESRFYGQSWVTSDTSTENLRFLNTDQILADLAEFVTYLRREVTRNENAHVLVSGVGYGGSLATWFRVRYPHLADAAWSSGGLHNALMDFQEFAEAWGQTLIDFGSQECYNEIFVAFHVMQNLIDAGREEILHERLNLCTEIDTEDRLQVQFFFITMMTSIELYTLGTLNLDSFSEVCNDLTGVDTPTALDSFADWFNNKFHAQDDCAVIDPATFIDWLRDDDWYSPFVQMGARQIFYQECTEFGWFLTTDSDQQPFGNRVTVDAYSELCTRVFGDWIMFESIYHGTQRANNRFGAXGPNVNNIHFTNGGEDPFRMLSIRNDLNAQALHDLIPNELIGSDVWAISDLDSKELVAVKRRLKSVLANYLFPHGPRQTPVEN; the protein is encoded by the exons ATGCGATCTCTTTTCGTCGTGGCCCTGCTGGTAGCCTCGGCCTTCGCCGCCGTCCCGCGGACCAATCAGTCAAAAGCCAACCTGCAAACTAGTCGTAGGCTGCTGGAGCAGCTGGTGACTCGTGGAATGCCCCAAACGCCGCGCAAACCCACATCAGATACCCCCTCCAAGCGCATCGTAGTCGAGAACTTTTTCACGACCCGCATCGATCACTTCGACCCGCAAAACACGGCCGAGTGGACGCTGCGCTATCTGGCCGTCACCGATTACTACCAACCCGGGGGACCCATCCTGATCTGGCTCGGTGGCAACGCACCCATCCAGCCGTACATGGTCGACGAATCGTCGCTGATCTACGACATGGCCCGCGAGATGCACGGAGCGGTGATTGCGTTCGAGTCGCGCTTCTACGGGCAGAGCTGGGTGACCAGCGATACGAGCACGGAGAACCTTCGCTTCCTGAACACCGACCAGATCCTGGCTGACCTGGCCGAGTTTGTCACCTACCTGAGGCGTGAAGTTACGCGCAACGAAAATGCCCACGTGCTGGTGTCCGGAGTAGGCTACGGTGGATCTCTGGCCACGTGGTTCCGGGTGCGCTACCCCCACCTGGCGGACGCTGCCTGGTCCTCCGGTGGACTGCACAACGCGCTGATGGACTTCCAGGAGTTTGCCGAAGCTTGGGGCCAAACGTTGATCGACTTCGGAAGCCAGGAGTGCTACAACGAGATCTTCGTGGCGTTCCACGTGATGCAGAACCTGATCGATGCCGGACGAGAGGAGATTCTGCACGAAAGGTTAAACCTGTGCACCGAAATCGACACCGAAGATCGGCTGCAGGTGCAGTTCTTCTTCATCACCATGATGACTTCAATTGAGCTGTACACGTTGGGCACTCTCAA CTTGGACTCCTTTTCCGAAGTGTGCAACGACCTGACCGGCGTCGACACGCCAACCGCGCTGGACTCCTTCGCCGACTGGTTCAACAACAAGTTCCACGCCCAAGACGACTGTGCCGTCATCGACCCTGCCACCTTCATCGACTGGCTTCGCGACGACGACTGGTACTCCCCGTTCGTCCAGATGGGCGCCCGCCAGATCTTCTACCAGGAGTGCACCGAATTCGGCTGGTTCCTGACGACCGATTCGGACCAGCAGCCGTTCGGGAACCGCGTCACCGTTGACGCGTACTCGGAGCTGTGTACGCGCGTGTTCGGCGATTGGATCATGTTCGAGTCGATCTACCATGGAACGCAGCGGGCCAACAACCGCTTCGGGG TTGGCCCCAACGTCAACAACATTCACTTTACCAACGGTGGTGAGGATCCGTTCCGAATGTTGAGCATCCGGAACGATCTGAACGCCCAGGCGTTGCACGATCTGATTCCGAACGAGCTGATCGGGTCCGATGTGTGGGCCATCTCGGATTTGGACTCGAAAGAGCTGGTGGCCGTCAAGCGACGGTTGAAGTCGGTGCTGGCCAACTATCTGTTCCCGCATGGGCCGAGGCAAACGCCGGTAGAGAATTAG